The following coding sequences lie in one Glycine soja cultivar W05 chromosome 16, ASM419377v2, whole genome shotgun sequence genomic window:
- the LOC114389301 gene encoding pollen receptor-like kinase 3, producing the protein MAIAPAIILQPTLIIIVTLPAIYSMTEAEALVSLKSSFSNPELLDTWVPGSAPCSEEDQWEGVACNNGVVTGLRLGGIGLAGEIHVDPLLELKGLRTISLNNNAFSGSMPEFHRIGFLKALYLQGNKFSGDIPMDYFQRMRSLKKLWLADNQFTGKIPSSLVEIPQLMELHLENNQFVGNIPDLSNPSLVKFNVSNNKLEGGIPAGLLRFNVSSFSGNSGLCDEKLGKSCEKTMEPPSPSPIVGDDVPSVPHRSSSFEVAGIILASVFLVSLVVFLIVRSRRKKEENFGTVGQEANEGSVEVQVTAPVKRDLDTASTSSTPVKKSSSRRGCISSQSKNAGELVMVNNEKGVFGMPDLMRAAAEVLGNGSFGSSYKAVLANGVAVVVKRTREMNVLEKDDFDAEMRKLTMLKHWNILTPLAYHFRKDEKLVISEYVPRGSLLFSLHGDRGASHVELDWPARLKIVRGIAQGMHYLYTVLGSSDLPHGNLKSSNVLLGPDNEPMLVDYGFSHMVNPSTIAQTLFAYKAPEAAQQGQVSRSCDVYCLGVVIIEILTGRFPSQYLSNGKGGADVVQWVETAISEGRESEVLDPEIAGSRNWLGEMEQLLHIGAACTESNPQWRLDMAEAVRRIMEIKFEGGHESRSFADSHHGEQSQRRHGTNSFGSWDNIEYGSS; encoded by the exons ATGGCCATAGCTCCGGCAATAATCCTCCAGCCAACTCTCATCATCATCGTCACTTTGCCTGCGATATATTCCATGACAGAAGCTGAAGCTTTGGTGAGTCTCAAAAGTTCATTCTCCAATCCTGAACTTTTGGATACTTGGGTCCCCGGTTCTGCACCTTGCAGTGAAGAAGATCAATGGGAAGGTGTTGCCTGCAACAACGGCGTTGTAACGGGGCTTCGCCTTGGAGGAATCGGGTTAGCAGGGGAAATACACGTTGATCCATTGCTTGAACTCAAGGGTCTTCGAACCATCAGCCTCAACAACAATGCTTTCTCAGGTTCCATGCCTGAATTCCACAGAATCGGGTTCTTGAAGGCCTTGTATTTGCAAGGAAACAAGTTTTCTGGGGATATTCCCATGGATTATTTCCAGAGAATGAGGTCTTTGAAGAAACTGTGGCTTGCTGATAACCAATTCACGGGGAAGATTCCATCATCGCTGGTCGAAATTCCTCAGCTCATGGAGTTGCACCTTGAGAACAACCAGTTTGTTGGAAATATTCCTGATCTGAGTAACCCATCCTTGGTGAAATTCAATGTTTCCAACAACAAATTGGAAGGTGGAATCCCTGCTGGTTTGTTGAGATTCAATGTGAGTTCTTTTTCAGGGAACTCTGGTCTTTGTGATGAAAAGTTAGGGAAATCATGTGAAAAGACAATGGAGCCCCCAAGCCCTAGTCCCATTGTTGGTGATGATGTGCCTTCTGTGCCACATAGAAGTAGCTCATTTGAGGTTGCTGGCATTATACTAGCAAGTGTGTTTCTTGTCTCACTAGTTGTGTTTTTAATCGTGAGATcaaggagaaagaaggaggagaaTTTTGGCACAGTTGGACAAGAGGCGAATGAAGGTTCAGTGGAAGTTCAAGTGACTGCACCAGTGAAAAGGGATTTGGACACAGCTTCAACTTCAAGTACACCGGTGAAAAAATCATCTTCCAGAAGGGGATGTATATCTTCTCAGAGCAAAAACGCTGGAGAGCTTGTGATGGTGAACAACGAGAAGGGCGTGTTTGGGATGCCCGATTTGATGAGGGCGGCCGCGGAAGTGCTCGGAAATGGAAGCTTTGGATCTTCTTACAAGGCCGTCTTGGCTAATGGAGTGGCAGTGGTGGTGAAAAGAACTAGAGAGATGAATGTTTTGGAGAAAGATGATTTTGATGCAGAGATGAGGAAGCTAACAATGCTTAAACACTGGAATATATTGACACCTTTAGCTTATCATTTCAGAAAGGATGAGAAACTAGTCATCTCTGAGTATGTTCCAAGAGGCAGTTTATTGTTTTCTCTGCATG GTGATAGGGGAGCATCTCATGTTGAGCTAGATTGGCCTGCTCGTTTGAAGATTGTACGAGGAATCGCGCAAGGAATGCATTATCTTTACACAGTACTTGGTTCCTCGGATCTTCCACACGGGAATCTCAAGTCCAGCAATGTTCTCCTTGGACCAGACAATGAACCAATGCTTGTAGATTACGGGTTCAGCCACATGGTTAACCCTTCAACCATTGCACAAACACTATTCGCTTACAAGGCACCAGAGGCAGCACAACAAGGCCAGGTTTCGCGCAGTTGCGATGTTTACTGTCTTGGTGTTGTGATAATTGAGATACTGACAGGGAGGTTCCCTTCTCAGTATCTCAGCAATGGAAAGGGTGGGGCTGATGTGGTGCAATGGGTGGAAACTGCAATCTCTGAGGGAAGGGAATCAGAAGTGCTTGATCCTGAGATTGCAGGCTCTAGGAATTGGCTTGGTGAGATGGAGCAACTCCTCCACATTGGTGCTGCTTGCACTGAAAGCAACCCTCAGTGGCGGTTAGACATGGCGGAAGCCGTTAGAAGGATAATGGAGATTAAATTCGAGGGTGGACATGAATCAAGAAGCTTTGCAGATTCTCATCATGGTGAACAATCACAGAGGAGACATGGAACAAACAGCTTCGGAAGCTGGGATAATATCGAATATGGCAGCTCCTAG